The genomic interval GTATGAATCCTCCGATTCACTGATGTTCCTTAACCCTCTAAGTGGTCCAATTGAGCCTGTTGCAGCAGCCCCAGTGAGTGCAACTCCatatttggcatgagccatcATATTATCCAACTCCTCCCTGGTTGATTGGGAAGGCAGAAATATCATAGCTGGACCGATTCTTTCTGAAGCCTCAGTCTGCTCTCTGGTTGGTGAGGAAAATGTATCACCTGGGCTTGGTGGACCAATGTAATGCACACAACTGAGAGGAGGCACATCAAGAACTGGTTGCTGGGGATTCACGCAATTAGGCTCATTATTTTCACCTTCTGTCCTGTCAGACCTGCCAGAAGATATGTAGACTGTCACATTTGTACATGAATACTAGCTGAAGCCCTAGGAAACTAAAACTACCTCAGCAA from Theobroma cacao cultivar B97-61/B2 chromosome 5, Criollo_cocoa_genome_V2, whole genome shotgun sequence carries:
- the LOC18600406 gene encoding alpha-crystallin domain-containing protein 22.3 isoform X2, whose protein sequence is MASPMRSDRTEGENNEPNCVNPQQPVLDVPPLSCVHYIGPPSPGDTFSSPTREQTEASERIGPAMIFLPSQSTREELDNMMAHAKYGVALTGAAATGSIGPLRGLRNISESEDSYHFRVNVPGASMEKGDFSCDIEPDGTVVIKGISTTGEKVVYWGSLVFDMLTQNLGPLGPFTISFQLPGPVNPQEVVSRLADGIFEAIVKKK